A stretch of Phragmites australis chromosome 12, lpPhrAust1.1, whole genome shotgun sequence DNA encodes these proteins:
- the LOC133886122 gene encoding laccase-19-like, whose translation MGKKLSMAASVLCMALVVLAAAAAVGEAAVVEHTFVVHEMNVTHLCNTTKIYVVNGQFPGPQIDVTDGDTVVVHIVNRLAHGLTIHWHGVRQIRSCWADGAGFVTECPIPPGGDHTYRFNVTSQVGTLWWHAHVTCLRATINGAIVIRPKDGKYPFPTPARDVPIIIGEWWQLDLVELDRRMADGNFDDNPLSATINGKLGDLSNCSGTPEESFVLDVEPGQSYLLRIVNTALFSEYYFKVAGHTFTVVGADGNYLTPFKTDMVTVAPGEAIDVLMKADAPPAHYHMIALANQPPEPDPQIPVFVSRGLVRYAGVGSDNNGLPVAVPLMPNQHNTMPSFYFHNNLTGLAYPKRHRVPMHVDERFFITLGLGSICRDGKKVCKRRRSNETIVVATMNNVSFHHPTTTSLLERYYDGTSKGVYTEDFPEQPPHPYNYTDRDMIPPGPLEEVLEPTFKATKLRRFKYNTSVEIVFQSTALLQSDSNPMHLHGYDFFVLAQGLGNFNPKRDVNMFNYYNPQLRNTVQVPRTGWAAIRFVTDNPGMWYLHCHFEFHIVMGMATAFIVENGPTPETSLPPPPAEYKRCGANGLSQP comes from the exons ATGGGGAAGAAGCTCTCCATGGCGGCTTCCGTCCTCTGCATGGCCCTTGTCGTcctggctgcggcggcggccgtcGGCGAGGCGGCGGTCGTCGAGCACACCTTTGTG GTGCACGAGATGAACGTGACGCATTTGTGCAACACGACCAAGATCTACGTGGTGAACGGCCAGTTCCCGGGGCCGCAGATCGACGTCACCGACGGCGACACGGTGGTCGTCCACATCGTCAACCGGCTGGCACACGGCCTAACAATCCACTGGCACGGCGTGCGGCAGATCCGGAGCTGCTGGGCCGACGGCGCCGGGTTCGTCACCGAGTGCCCCATCCCTCCCGGCGGTGACCACACCTACCGCTTCAACGTCACCAGCCAGGTCGGCACGCTGTGGTGGCACGCGCACGTCACCTGCCTCCGCGCCACCATCAACGGCGCCATCGTCATCCGGCCCAAGGACGGGAAGTACCCGTTCCCGACGCCCGCCAGGGACGTGCCCATCATCATTGGTGAGTGGTGGCAGCTCGACCTCGTCGAGCTCGACCGGCGGATGGCGGATGGAAACTTCGACGACAACCCGCTGTCGGCCACCATCAACGGGAAGCTCGGGGACCTCAGCAACTGCTCCGGCACACCGGAGGAGAGCTTCGTGCTCGATGTGGAGCCCGGACAGAGCTACCTTCTGCGGATCGTCAACACGGCGCTCTTCTCCGAGTACTACTTCAAGGTTGCCGGCCACACGTTCACGGTGGTCGGCGCCGACGGCAACTACCTGACGCCGTTCAAGACGGACATGGTCACCGTCGCTCCGGGCGAGGCCATCGACGTGCTCATGAAAGCCGACGCCCCGCCGGCGCATTACCACATGATCGCGCTCGCCAACCAGCCGCCGGAGCCCGACCCGCAGATCCCGGTGTTCGTCTCCCGCGGCCTCGTCCGCTATGCCGGCGTGGGCAGCGACAACAACGGCCTGCCCGTGGCGGTGCCTCTCATGCCCAACCAACACAACACCATGCCGTCCTTCTACTTCCACAACAACCTCACCGGGCTCGCGTACCCGAAGCGCCACCGCGTGCCGATGCACGTCGACGAGCGGTTCTTCATCACGTTGGGGCTCGGCTCCATCTGCCGCGACGGCAAAAAGGTGTGCAAGCGGCGGCGCAGCAACGAGACCATCGTTGTGGCCACCATGAACAACGTCTCCTTCCACCACCCGACCACCACGTCGCTGCTGGAGCGGTACTACGACGGCACCAGCAAGGGAGTGTACACGGAGGACTTCCCGGAGCAGCCGCCGCACCCGTACAACTACACGGACAGGGACATGATCCCACCGGGGCCGCTCGAGGAGGTGCTGGAGCCGACGTTCAAGGCAACCAAGCTCCGGCGGTTCAAATACAACACCTCGGTGGAGATCGTGTTCCAGAGCACGGCGCTGCTGCAGAGTGACTCCAACCCCATGCACCTCCATGGATACGACTTCTTCGTGCTCGCGCAGGGGCTCGGCAACTTCAACCCCAAGAGGGACGTCAACATGTTCAACTACTACAACCCGCAGCTCAGGAACACCGTGCAGGTGCCCAGGACCGGATGGGCCGCAATCCGCTTCGTCACAGACAATCCAG GGATGTGGTACCTGCACTGCCACTTTGAGTTTCACATCGTGATGGGCATGGCGACGGCGTTCATCGTGGAGAACGGACCGACACCCGAGACCAGCCTACCTCCACCACCGGCGGAATACAAGAGATGTGGCGCCAATGGTCTCAGTCAGCCGTAG